The following proteins are encoded in a genomic region of Drosophila willistoni isolate 14030-0811.24 chromosome 3R, UCI_dwil_1.1, whole genome shotgun sequence:
- the LOC26529630 gene encoding probable serine/threonine-protein kinase DDB_G0277071, whose protein sequence is MQSAYGSNCTNNNINHNNNNNNSSSNICNQQINYNNTSNVSSNNNNISSNSSNSFFSVANNINMNNNSNNIHNNASDYMANHPTASPYVTPATATSAAATAAASTVNTTTMLSNYCDAATMMMAAAAVNANQCLQQHRMLLASTTSSNSSSSNDHLTSAAAAAAAAAAAAAAASIAMPSASSAGSMSSASSTPTATSAASQQQQQHQLTQSQQPQQQQQQQQLPAPQQQSPPNLIDISEVPLIVDVK, encoded by the coding sequence ATGCAGTCGGCATACGGCAGCAAttgcaccaacaacaacatcaaccataacaacaacaacaacaacagtagcAGCAATATTTGCAATCAGCAAATCAACTACAATAATACAAGCAAtgtcagcagcaacaacaacaacatcagcagcaacagcagcaacagtttCTTCAGTGTCGCCAATAATATAAACAtgaataacaacagcaacaacatacACAACAACGCCAGCGATTATATGGCCAATCATCCAACTGCTTCTCCATATGTGAcaccagcaacggcaacatcagcagcagcaacagcagccgcaTCAACTGTGAACACAACAACAATGCTGTCTAATTATTGCGATGCAGCCACCATGATGATggccgctgctgctgtcaaTGCAAATCAATGTCTGCAACAACATCGCATGTTGCTGGCATCGACAACATCCAGcaacagtagcagcagcaacgatCATTTAACTTcagccgctgctgctgctgccgccgccgccgctgctgcagcAGCCGCATCCATTGCAATGCCCTCTGCATCATCTGCTGGTTCAATGTCATCTGCCTCATCGACGCCAACTGCAACCTCAGCAGCctctcagcagcagcaacaacatcaactaACACAATCGCAGCAaccacagcaacagcagcagcaacagcaattgcCAGCCCCACAGCAACAGTCGCCGCCAAATTTAATCGATATCAGTGAAGTTCCTCTCATTGTGGATGTCAAGTAG
- the LOC6648116 gene encoding steroid receptor seven-up, isoforms B/C: MCASPSTAPGFFNPRPQSGAELSAFDLGLSRSMGLGVPPHTAWHDPNLGGHLHASASAGPGPGTAGSAGGGGTTPSSVASQQSAVIKQDLSGLTASTANLNQSAHHTIKEDLSSLPSANGGGSSAAGHHASGVPSGHTTDMLPIIKGSQSSSCLGSSSGGGGGGGNGGSTTPSSQANSSHSQSSNSGSQIDSKQNIECVVCGDKSSGKHYGQFTCEGCKSFFKRSVRRNLTYSCRGSRNCPIDQHHRNQCQYCRLKKCLKMGMRREAVQRGRVPPTQPGLAGMHSQYQLANGDPMSMAGFNGHSYLSSYISLLLRAEPYPTSRYGQCMQPNNIMGIDNICELAARLLFSAVEWAKNIPFFPELQVTDQVALLRLVWSELFVLNASQCSMPLHVAPLLAAAGLHASPMAADRVVAFMDHIRIFQEQVEKLKALHVDSAEYSCLKAIVLFTTDACGLSDVTHIESLQEKSQCALEEYCRTQYPNQPTRFGKLLLRLPSLRTVSSQVIEQLFFVRLVGKTPIETLIRDMLLSGNSFSWPYLPSM; this comes from the exons ATGTGCGCCTCCCCGTCCACAGCTCCCGGCTTCTTCAATCCCCGTCCCCAATCCGGGGCCGAGTTGTCCGCCTTCGATCTGGGACTCTCGCGCTCCATGGGTCTGGGCGTGCCGCCGCACACAGCCTGGCATGATCCGAATCTTGGTGGTCACCTGCATGCCTCTGCATCGGCGGGCCCTGGCCCAGGCACAGCCGGATCGGCTGGCGGCGGCGGCACCACTCCCAGCAGTGTGGCCAGCCAACAGTCGGCGGTTATCAAACAGGATCTATCCGGGCTGACCGCCTCCACGGCGAATCTCAACCAAAGTGCACATCACACAATCAAAGAGGATCTCTCCAGCCTGCCCAGTGCCAATGGTGGTGGCTCATCGGCGGCAGGACATCATGCCAGTGGTGTCCCATCCGGTCATACTACAGATATGCTACCCATTATCAAGGGATCGCAGTCATCCAGTTGTCTGGGCAGCTCATCCGGAGGTGGAGGCGGCGGTGGTAATGGCGGCAGCACCACACCCAGCTCCCAGGCCAATAGCTCACATTCGCAGAGCAGCAATAGTGGATCACAGATCGATTCCAAACAGAATATCGAGTGTGTTGTTTGCGGCGACAAGAGTTCCGGCAAACATTACGGACAGTTTACCTGTGAAG GCTGTAAATCATTCTTCAAGCGTTCAGTGCGACGCAATCTCACCTACTCCTGTCGTGGTAGCCGAAATTGTCCCATAGATCAACATCATCGCAATCAATGCCAATATTGCCGCTTGAAAAAGTGCCTCAAAATGGGCATGAGACGTGAAG CCGTTCAACGTGGACGCGTGCCACCCACACAGCCCGGTCTGGCCGGCATGCACAGCCAATACCAATTGGCCAATGGCGATCCCATGAGCATGGCCGGCTTCAATGGTCACTCGTACCTCAGTTCCTATATCTCGCTGCTGTTGCGAGCGGAACCATATCCAACATCCCGCTATGGCCAATGCATGCAACCGAATAATATAATGGGCATTGACAATATCTGCGAATTGGCCGCCCGTCTGCTCTTCTCCGCTGTGGAGTGGGCCAagaatataccctttttccCCGAGCTGCAGGTCACGGATCAAGTGGCCCTACTGCGTCTGGTGTGGTCGGAGCTGTTTGTCCTGAATGCGAGTCAGTGCTCGATGCCATTGCATGTGGCACCATTGCTGGCGGCGGCGGGTCTGCATGCCTCTCCGATGGCAGCGGATCGTGTGGTGGCCTTCATGGATCACATACGCATCTTCCAGGAGCAGGTGGAGAAGCTGAAGGCTCTGCATGTCGATTCGGCGGAATACTCTTGCCTCAAGGCAATTGTACTCTTCACCACCG ATGCCTGCGGTCTATCTGATGTGACACACATTGAATCCCTGCAAGAGAAATCCCAATGCGCTTTAGAGGAATATTGTCGAACACAGTATCCCAATCAGCCGACAAGATTTGGTAAATTGTTGCTAAGATTGCCATCACTGCGAACTGTTTCCTCACAA gTCATTGAGCAATTGTTTTTTGTGCGTCTAGTCGGCAAAACGCCCATCGAAACACTGATACGCGACATGTTGTTGAGTGGCAACAGTTTCTCTTGGCCCTATCTGCCTTCAATGTGA